From Chlamydia avium 10DC88:
GCATCTTTTCTTAGAACAAGGTCGGTTAGACTGTATTAATTCTGATTCGCACTACATGTATTATCCTGACACAGGACAATCTACGTATGAATTTTCCTGTTCATAGAGATAAAAGAGATAAAATTATCTTTCCCCTATCCCTCTGTTTTTCTTTATTTCTTATCCTATCTAACCTTATTGCATCTTCTCGTCTGATAGTAACTCCCTACTTTACTATTCCTGGGGGTTTACTCCTCTATCCTTTTACTTATGTAATTTCTAATATTGTCAATGAAGCTTTTGGGGCCACCCAAACACGACTTATGGTCTTCTACGCATTCTTAGGGAATCTTTTTGCATTATGCGTATTAAAAATTTTCTCTATATTCCCAGCCGCATCTCCTGAAGTATCTCATGCATGGCACACAATCTTTGATACTAGCCCCATAGCATTTTTCTCTTCATTTATTGCATTCATAATTTCTCAACAACTTGATATTACTTTATTTCAATTATTGAAGCGCTGTCTGCCTCAATTTCCCCCTTGGTTACGTAATTATTTTTCGAGTTCACTATCTCAAATCATTGATACCATTATCGTGGACATGGGGGTCATCTACATAGGGATGCACTAT
This genomic window contains:
- a CDS encoding queuosine precursor transporter, giving the protein MNFPVHRDKRDKIIFPLSLCFSLFLILSNLIASSRLIVTPYFTIPGGLLLYPFTYVISNIVNEAFGATQTRLMVFYAFLGNLFALCVLKIFSIFPAASPEVSHAWHTIFDTSPIAFFSSFIAFIISQQLDITLFQLLKRCLPQFPPWLRNYFSSSLSQIIDTIIVDMGVIYIGMHYSFTQTLQIMTFSYLYKISSSTLLLPLFHLSIKRILNESKIKTR